A genomic region of Neosynechococcus sphagnicola sy1 contains the following coding sequences:
- a CDS encoding neuraminidase-like domain-containing protein, with protein sequence MLRRSLNCNGAAFRLPKLQSHKVSFFSGKTFTSFDLPLQSYALLHKIALLVNAFKITAKELVYLSNHADDFAGKDPTAPADVNKNVPFNLNTLPLDPSRGKAALFDQWLRLANLFALRESLPEGEIGLMDVFSFAATSADKTQLSLELLKQSTIISNQNTDLISLLSSWLGVSEAAMKQILLRDWSGLSKTAIKTLIGDASQSLTHFINVLAKLSGLQILTLLLATATGWNVKEIDYLISPQGFNLTLADFKDEQWLLKLQNCTNLSQQLGISAAKLFSWATQAPDSVQAQDIKNTVKAKYDEETWLTVAKPLSDKLRESQKSALVAYVLTLPAIRQANVTDANRLFEYFLIDVEMSACMLTSRIKQAISSVQLFVQQCLLNLVPGVRPSQIDVNRWEWTKNYRVWEANRKVFLYPENWIEPELRDDKSPFFKELESELLQNDVTDEVAEKALLNYLYKLDQVANLEVCGMYFQDNFDSAENFKSLLHVFARTKGGMTRSYYYRRLVDNQVWTPWEKAELDIHGVQGSDEKQSDGIHLLPVVWNRRLYLFWLIFTSKAKVTPATSITINTNASTSLPPQAEKYWQINLAWSQYVQGKWTPKQISEDFTTYGLISPASFQMKSLISQLNSLELPIFVSGDLKGRFTLEDVHGKVSWSNDKTKNTELIEKLWPMSMTSSPVPGGKGEIFWLATSHFMEYAGHDKLGFASAPDYKGQPALEKTPGYHIFPLNQQNAKASRTRFFYHDLQNSYFVRVREYYEWIVNQVENPGKVIPGVSDKVSYKDYDVRRDLGRPAPDSVMEKVVANPWVTAEQHVFTQKISMIANQSGIGI encoded by the coding sequence ATGTTGAGGCGATCGCTGAACTGCAATGGAGCAGCGTTTCGACTCCCAAAGCTGCAATCCCACAAAGTCAGCTTTTTTTCTGGTAAAACCTTTACAAGTTTTGATTTGCCACTGCAATCCTATGCACTTCTGCATAAGATTGCCCTATTGGTTAACGCATTCAAAATTACTGCTAAAGAGTTAGTTTATCTTTCCAACCATGCAGATGACTTTGCTGGCAAAGATCCTACCGCCCCTGCCGATGTCAACAAAAATGTACCTTTCAACCTCAACACATTACCGCTTGATCCATCGAGAGGTAAAGCTGCCTTGTTTGACCAGTGGTTACGCTTAGCCAATCTCTTTGCTTTGCGAGAAAGCTTGCCAGAAGGAGAAATCGGTTTGATGGATGTCTTTTCCTTTGCGGCAACCAGCGCAGACAAAACCCAGCTTAGTCTGGAGTTACTTAAGCAGTCGACCATCATTAGCAATCAAAATACTGACCTCATCAGCCTGCTCAGTAGTTGGCTAGGGGTGTCTGAAGCGGCAATGAAACAGATTCTGCTGCGTGACTGGTCGGGTCTCAGTAAAACAGCGATTAAAACTTTGATTGGCGATGCTAGCCAATCACTGACACATTTCATCAACGTACTGGCTAAACTGAGTGGTCTACAAATTCTGACTTTGCTACTAGCGACAGCAACTGGATGGAATGTGAAGGAGATTGATTATTTAATCAGTCCCCAAGGCTTTAATTTGACGCTGGCTGATTTCAAAGACGAACAATGGTTACTCAAGCTCCAAAACTGTACAAATCTGAGTCAACAGTTAGGCATCTCTGCCGCAAAATTGTTTAGCTGGGCAACCCAAGCCCCTGATTCAGTACAAGCTCAGGACATTAAAAATACGGTTAAAGCCAAGTACGATGAAGAGACTTGGCTAACAGTGGCAAAGCCCTTGAGTGACAAGCTACGAGAAAGCCAAAAATCAGCACTGGTTGCTTATGTTCTAACGTTACCAGCAATTCGGCAGGCAAACGTCACAGATGCCAATCGATTGTTTGAGTATTTCCTGATCGATGTAGAGATGTCTGCCTGTATGCTTACGTCACGCATCAAACAGGCAATTTCTTCTGTACAACTATTTGTACAACAGTGTTTGCTCAATCTGGTGCCGGGAGTGCGTCCTAGCCAGATTGATGTAAATCGCTGGGAGTGGACAAAAAACTACCGCGTTTGGGAAGCCAACCGCAAAGTTTTCTTGTATCCTGAAAACTGGATCGAGCCAGAATTGCGGGATGACAAGAGCCCTTTCTTCAAAGAACTGGAATCAGAATTACTGCAAAATGATGTCACAGATGAAGTGGCTGAAAAGGCACTGCTGAACTATCTATATAAGCTCGATCAGGTGGCAAATCTGGAAGTCTGTGGGATGTATTTTCAGGACAATTTTGACAGTGCCGAAAACTTCAAGAGCCTCCTTCATGTCTTTGCTCGCACGAAGGGGGGCATGACTCGCAGCTACTATTATCGCCGTCTGGTTGATAACCAAGTTTGGACACCTTGGGAGAAAGCAGAACTAGATATTCATGGAGTTCAGGGCAGCGATGAGAAGCAATCAGATGGGATTCATTTGTTACCAGTGGTGTGGAACCGCCGCTTATATCTATTCTGGCTTATTTTCACCTCAAAAGCCAAAGTCACGCCTGCAACTTCTATCACAATTAATACTAATGCAAGCACAAGTCTTCCACCCCAAGCGGAGAAGTACTGGCAGATTAATTTGGCTTGGAGCCAATATGTTCAGGGTAAATGGACACCAAAGCAGATTTCCGAAGATTTCACTACATATGGACTTATATCGCCCGCTAGTTTTCAGATGAAATCGCTCATCTCACAACTCAACAGTCTTGAATTACCTATTTTTGTGTCAGGAGATTTAAAGGGAAGATTTACGCTTGAAGATGTTCACGGCAAAGTTAGTTGGAGCAACGATAAAACTAAAAATACTGAATTAATTGAAAAGCTTTGGCCGATGAGCATGACAAGTTCTCCAGTTCCAGGCGGAAAAGGAGAAATATTTTGGCTAGCAACCAGTCATTTCATGGAATACGCTGGGCATGACAAGTTAGGGTTTGCATCCGCTCCAGATTATAAAGGTCAACCTGCTCTAGAAAAAACACCTGGCTATCACATTTTTCCCTTGAATCAACAGAATGCAAAGGCTTCGAGGACACGATTCTTTTATCATGACTTACAGAATAGTTATTTTGTCCGAGTCAGAGAATACTATGAGTGGATTGTTAACCAAGTTGAAAATCCGGGAAAAGTTATACCTGGAGTTTCTGATAAAGTTTCTTATAAGGATTACGATGTTCGCCGCGATTTAGGCAGACCTGCTCCTGACTCAGTGATGGAAAAGGTAGTGGCAAATCCCTGGGTCACGGCTGAGCAGCATGTATTTACTCAGAAAATTAGCATGATCGCCAATCAATCTGGAATTGGAATATGA
- a CDS encoding PA14 domain-containing protein, translating into MITQPIFSIRWTGKLLAPSSETYTFYTRATGNLQLWIDNQAIADQSTLALKEGQLYDIKVEYARTNANVEAIAELQWSSVSTPKAAIPQSQLFFW; encoded by the coding sequence TTGATTACTCAACCCATTTTCAGCATTCGCTGGACTGGAAAATTGCTGGCACCATCCAGCGAAACCTATACTTTTTACACACGTGCCACTGGTAATCTTCAGCTCTGGATTGATAACCAAGCGATCGCTGATCAAAGCACTCTTGCTCTGAAAGAAGGACAACTTTATGACATCAAGGTAGAGTATGCCAGGACAAATGCGAATGTTGAGGCGATCGCTGAACTGCAATGGAGCAGCGTTTCGACTCCCAAAGCTGCAATCCCACAAAGTCAGCTTTTTTTCTGGTAA